A section of the Citrus sinensis cultivar Valencia sweet orange chromosome 8, DVS_A1.0, whole genome shotgun sequence genome encodes:
- the LOC102617428 gene encoding E3 ubiquitin-protein ligase AIRP2 isoform X2 → MRLSYSPAAQFFLFLVQWTDCHLAGALGLLRVLIYMTYADGKTTMSVHERKASIREFYGVIFPSLLQLQRGITDLEDRKQKDLCTLRYRKKDELERGKSSEIDLEREEECGICLEMNSRVVLPNCSHSLCLKCYRDWHGRSQSCPFCRDSLRRVDSSDLWIYTDKCDVVDLSTILRENCKRVFLYIDKLPLIIPDSVIVPYDSHVR, encoded by the exons ATGAGACTGTCATACAGTCCTGCTGctcaatttttcctttttcttgttcaGTGGACTGATTGTCATCTTGCCGGTGCCCTTGGTTTGCTTCGGGTTCTTATTTATATG ACCTATGCCGACGGCAAGACCACTATGTCTGTTCATGAAAGGAAAGCAAGCATCCGAGAATTTTATG GGGTGatatttccttctttgttgCAACTTCAAAGGGGTATCACTGATCTGGAAGATCGGAAACAGAAGGATCTGTGTACTCTCAGATACAGAAAGAAGGATGAATTGGAAAGGGGGAAGAGCTCTGAAATTGACTTAGAAAGAGAAGAGGAGTGCGGGATTTGCTTGGAGATGAACAGCAGGGTTGTATTGCCTAATTGCAGCCATTCTTTGTGCTTGAAGTGTTATCGGGACTg GCATGGGCGGTCCCAGTCATGTCCTTTTTGCCGGGATAGTCTTAGAAGGGTCGACTCCAGTGATCTATGGATCTACACAGATAAGTGTGATGTTGTTGATTTATCCacaattttgagagaaaactGTAAGAGGGTTTTCCTTTACATTGATAAGTTACCGCTTATCATTCCAGATTCTGTAATTGTCCCCTATGATTCTCATGTTAGGTGA
- the LOC102617428 gene encoding E3 ubiquitin-protein ligase AIRP2 isoform X1, whose amino-acid sequence MGKSSFKDSLKALEADIQHANTLALDYPRETDGARLQMRLSYSPAAQFFLFLVQWTDCHLAGALGLLRVLIYMTYADGKTTMSVHERKASIREFYGVIFPSLLQLQRGITDLEDRKQKDLCTLRYRKKDELERGKSSEIDLEREEECGICLEMNSRVVLPNCSHSLCLKCYRDWHGRSQSCPFCRDSLRRVDSSDLWIYTDKCDVVDLSTILRENCKRVFLYIDKLPLIIPDSVIVPYDSHVR is encoded by the exons ATGGGAAAATCGTCTTTCAAGGATTCACTGAAAGCGCTCGAAGCTGATATTCAGCACGCCAACACACT GGCATTAGATTACCCGAGGGAGACGGATGGAGCTCGTCTTCAAATGAGACTGTCATACAGTCCTGCTGctcaatttttcctttttcttgttcaGTGGACTGATTGTCATCTTGCCGGTGCCCTTGGTTTGCTTCGGGTTCTTATTTATATG ACCTATGCCGACGGCAAGACCACTATGTCTGTTCATGAAAGGAAAGCAAGCATCCGAGAATTTTATG GGGTGatatttccttctttgttgCAACTTCAAAGGGGTATCACTGATCTGGAAGATCGGAAACAGAAGGATCTGTGTACTCTCAGATACAGAAAGAAGGATGAATTGGAAAGGGGGAAGAGCTCTGAAATTGACTTAGAAAGAGAAGAGGAGTGCGGGATTTGCTTGGAGATGAACAGCAGGGTTGTATTGCCTAATTGCAGCCATTCTTTGTGCTTGAAGTGTTATCGGGACTg GCATGGGCGGTCCCAGTCATGTCCTTTTTGCCGGGATAGTCTTAGAAGGGTCGACTCCAGTGATCTATGGATCTACACAGATAAGTGTGATGTTGTTGATTTATCCacaattttgagagaaaactGTAAGAGGGTTTTCCTTTACATTGATAAGTTACCGCTTATCATTCCAGATTCTGTAATTGTCCCCTATGATTCTCATGTTAGGTGA
- the LOC102616532 gene encoding non-specific phospholipase C1: MASYRRRGGIPLAIILFLYLIISSQPLDFDNLHKSHRKIQGPIKTVVVLIMENRSFDHILGWLKSTRPDIDGLTGKESNSVNISDPKSPKVFVSDDAIFVDSDPGHSFQAIHEQIFGSNVISPNSAPMMNGFVQQAMSMDPDMARTVMSGFKPEVIPIYTELANEFAVFDRWFASVPSSTQPNRFYVHSATSHGCQSNVKKDLIHGFPQKTIFDSVDENGLTFGIYYQNIPATLFFKSLRKLKHLTKFHSYGLKFKRHARLGKLPNYAVIEQRYFDISLFPANDDHPSHDVAAGQRFVKEVYETLRSSPQWNEMAFLITYDEHGGFFDHVPTPVSHVPSPDGVIGPDPFFFRFDRLGVRVPTLLISPWIDKGTVIHGSNGPTPHSEFEHSSIPATVKKLFNLKSNFLTKRDAWAGTFEKFLQLRKTPRDDCPVTLPEVTRSLRPWGPREDKELSEFQVELIQLAAQLVGDYVLNTYPDMGKNMTAGEANRYAEDAVKRFLEAGKAAIRAGANESAIVTMRPSLTSRTAGGDYGSYAKAY, encoded by the exons ATGGCGAGCTACCGTCGACGAGGAGGAATACCCCTCGCCATTATTTTGTTCCTCTACCTCATAATTTCATCCCAGCCCCTCGACTTTGACAATTTGCACAAAAGCCACCGCAAAATCCAAGGCCCGATCAAAACCGTAGTAGTCCTCATCATGGAAAACCGCTCCTTTGATCACATCCTCGGCTGGCTTAAGTCAACCCGACCCGACATCGACGGCCTTACCGGCAAGGAGTCAAACTCAGTCAACATTTCCGACCCTAAGTCTCCCAAAGTCTTCGTTTCTGACGACGCAATTTTCGTTGACTCCGACCCGGGCCATTCCTTTCAAGCGATCCACGAACAAATCTTCGGGTCGAATGTCATCTCCCCCAACTCTGCTCCAATGATGAACGGTTTTGTCCAGCAAGCGATGAGTATGGACCCCGACATGGCGAGAACCGTCATGAGCGGGTTCAAACCTGAGGTTATACCGATTTACACTGAGTTGGCTAACGAGTTCGCCGTCTTCGACCGGTGGTTCGCTTCCGTTCCGTCGTCGACTCAGCCGAACCGGTTCTACGTTCACTCCGCCACGTCGCACGGCTGCCAGAGCAATGTGAAGAAAGATCTAATCCACGGATTCCCTCAAAAAACGATTTTTGATTCTGTTGACGAAAATGGCCTCACCTTCGGTATTTATTACCAAAATATCCCCGCcactttgtttttcaaatctttGCGAAAGTTGAAGCACTTGACTAAATTCCACAGCTACGGGTTGAAGTTCAAGAGGCACGCGAGGCTCGGCAAGTTGCCGAACTATGCGGTGATTGAGCAGCGGTACTTCGACATCTCGTTATTTCCGGCGAACGACGATCATCCGTCGCATGACGTGGCGGCAGGGCAGAGGTTCGTGAAGGAGGTGTACGAGACCCTAAGGAGTAGCCCGCAGTGGAACGAAATGGCTTTCCTGATTACGTACGATGAGCATGGCGGCTTTTTTGATCACGTGCCGACCCCCGTTTCTCACGTGCCCAGCCCCGATGGGGTTATTGGGCCTGACCCGTTTTTCTTTCGGTTTGACCGATTGGGCGTTCGGGTCCCGACTTTGTTGATTTCGCCGTGGATCGACAAGGGCACTG TGATCCATGGATCAAATGGACCAACTCCACATTCAGAATTTGAACATTCATCTATACCTGCAACTGTGAAGAAGCTTTTCAACCTAAAATCCAACTTTTTGACAAAGAGGGATGCATGGGCTGGCACTTTTGAGAAGTTCCTTCAACTCCGTAAAACTCCACGTGATGACTGTCCAG TTACTCTACCTGAGGTGACAAGGTCTCTTAGACCATGGGGACCTAGGGAAGACAAGGAACTCTCAGAGTTCCAAGTTGAACTGATCCAGCTTGCAGCCCAGCTAGTTGGTGATTATGTCCTGAATACTTACCCGGATATGGGCAAAAATATGACAGCGGGTGAAGCCAACAGATATGCAGAGGATGCAGTCAAGAGATTTCTTGAAGCTGGAAAGGCTGCTATAAGAGCTGGAGCCAATGAATCTGCAATTGTGACTATGAGACCTTCCCTCACAAGCCGAACTGCAGGAGGAGATTATGGCAGCTATGCAAAGGCGTATTGA
- the LOC127899426 gene encoding LOW QUALITY PROTEIN: dehydrodolichyl diphosphate synthase 2-like (The sequence of the model RefSeq protein was modified relative to this genomic sequence to represent the inferred CDS: deleted 1 base in 1 codon) produces MLSLHVNSPVPNTLFAPKLNPSRSQTRITPPFSLRKVRARGSSAEVAVKENEQQRRRRSNERISDLSLEEEELPAGLNREANDCGGRILDETVRKVHKVGARGFHKCTLSTRFSGPYILKPALISMIADSSKLPKTLQELVSDAEDRTKNNSNFQLIAAVSYSGKYDVVQACKSIAQKVKDDVIRLDDIDESLIEQELETSCTDYPYPPYQLIRTSGELRVSNFLLCQLAYTEFFFVQTLWPDFGKAEFVEALTSFQQRKRRYGRRDS; encoded by the exons ATGTTATCCTTGCACGTGAATTCTCCAGTTCCAAACACTCTCTTTGCTCCGAAACTCAATCCTTCGCGCTCCCAAACCCGCATCACACCTCCGTTTTCTCTTCGCAAGGTTCGAGCTCGAGGGAGCTCCGCGGAAGTTGCCGTCAAGGAAAATGAGCAGCAGCGGCGGCGGCGTTCGAATGAGAGGATTTCAGATTTGTCTCTGGAGGAGGAGGAGTTGCCGGCGGGACTAAATAGGGAGGCGAACGATT GTGGAGGTCGAATTCTTGATGAAACTGTTCGAAAAGTCCATAAAGTCGGAGCTAGAGGGTTTCATAAG TGCACTTTGTCTACTAGATTTTCTG GCCCATATATTCTAAAGCCGGCCCTGATATCTATGATTGCGGATTCATCGAAACTCCCAAAGACTCTCCAGGAACTTGTAAGTGACGCAGaggatagaacaaaaaataactcaAATTTCCAACTCATTGCGGCAGTTAGCTACAGCGGGAAATATGATGTTGTACAGGCTTGCAAAAGTATTGCACAGAAAGTGAAGGACGATGTTATTCGACTGGACGACATCGATGAAAGCCTGATTGAGCAAGAACTAGAAACCAGCTGTACTGATTACCCATACCCGCCGTACCAATTGATTAGAACCAGTGGTGAACTAAGAGTTAGTAACTTCTTACTCTGCCAGTTGGCATACACC GAGTTTTTCTTCGTACAGACACTTTGGCCTGATTTTGGCAAAGCCGAGTTTGTAGAGGCATTAACTTCATTTCAGCAAAGGAAGAGGCGGTATGGTAGACGAGATTCATAA
- the LOC102616830 gene encoding protein DAMAGED DNA-BINDING 2 yields the protein MAPQTRRMAFPRVVIERDTDTEQSSSEDEEEDREEGPFSESEEEVTENGREEKIEEDLDAKRKGKAPITISLKKVCKVCKKPGHEAGFKGATYIDCPMKPCFLCKMPGHTTMSCPHRVATEYGVTPASHRNASNPVEYVFERQLRPNMPHMKPAHMIPDQVNCAVIRYHSRRVTCLEFHPTNNHILLSGDKKGQVGVWDFYKVSEKIVYGNIHSCIVNNIRFNPTNDGTVYAASSDGTVSCTDLETGLALSLMNINPNGWHGPRTWRMLYGMDINPEKGVVLVADNFGFLYLVDARTNSRSGEAILIHRKGSKVVGLHCNPIQPELLLSCGNDHFARIWDIRRLEAGSSLCDLPHKRVVNSAYFSPSGSKILTTSQDNRLRIWDSIFGNLDSPSREIVHSHDFNRHLTPFRAEWDPKDPSESLAVIGRYISENYNGAALHPIDFIDITTGQLVAEVMDPNITTISPVNKLHPRDDVLASGSSRSIFIWRPKEKSELVEQKEEMKIIVCGKADKKQKHKFGDESEDSDDDTSKLKRKNVRSKKSRKS from the exons ATGGCCCCGCAAACGAGAAGAATGGCGTTTCCGAGAGTTGTGATTGAGAGAGACACGGACACTGAGCAGAGCTCATCagaagacgaagaagaagacCGGGAGGAGGGCCCATTTTCAGAATCAGAAGAAGAAGTAACAGAGAATGGACGTGAGGAGAAAATTGAAGAGGATTTGGATGCAAAGAGAAAAGGGAAAGCTCCTATTACCATCAGTCTTAAGAAAGTTTGCAAA GTTTGTAAAAAGCCGGGTCATGAAGCAGGATTTAAAGGAGCAACATATATAGATTGTCCAATGAAACCTTGCTTTCTTTGCAAAATGCCAG GTCACACGACGATGAGTTGCCCTCATAGAGTTGCTACCGAGTATGGGGTCACTCCAGCATCCCATAGAAATGCCAGCAACCCAGTAGAATATGTCTTTGAGCGACAGCTCAGACCCAACATGCCTCAT ATGAAGCCTGCACATATGATCCCAGATCAAGTAAACTGTGCAGTCATCAGATATCATAGTCGACGAGTGACATGTTTAGAGTTCCATCCTACAAATAATCACATCCTTTTATCTGGAGATAAG AAAGGACAAGTTGGAGTCTGGGATTTTTAcaaagtatctgaaaagatAGTTTATGGAAACATACATTCCTGTATAGTCAATAACATTAG GTTTAACCCTACAAATGATGGTACTGTTTATGCTGCATCCTCTGATGGAACTGTCAGTTGCACGGACTTGGAGACTGGCTTGGCGTTATCTTTGATGAACATTAACCCTAATGGATGgcat GGCCCACGTACTTGGAGGATGCTTTATGGCATGGATATCAATCCAGAGAAAGGGGTTGTACTTGTTGCTgataattttggttttctcTACCT GGTGGATGCACGAACCAATAGCAGAAGTGGGGAGGCAATCTTGATCCACCGAAAAGGTAGCAAAGTTGTTGGTCTGCATTGTAATCCTATTCAACCAGAACTGCTTTTAAGTTGTGGAAACGATCACTTT GCTCGTATATGGGACATACGGCGATTAGAAGCTGGATCTTCTCTCTGTGACCTTCCTCACAAACGTGTTGTTAACTCGGCATATTTCTCTCCGTCTGGTAGCAAAATCCTTACCACTTCACAGGACAACCGACTTCGTATTTGGGATTCTATCTTTGGCAATTTGGACTCCCCAAGCAGAGAAATTGTGCACAGTCATGATTTTAATCGCCATCTGACACCTTTTCGAGCTGAATGGGATCCAAAG GATCCATCGGAGTCCCTTGCAGTTATTGGTCGTTATATAAGTGAAAATTATAATGGAGCTGCTCTGCATCCCATCGATTTCATAGATATCACTACGGGCCAATTAGTTGCTGAGGTTATGGATCCAAATATTACAACTATCAGTCCTGTGAACAAGCTACATCCACGAGATGATGTTTTGGCATCTGGTAGTTCGAG GTCTATTTTCATTTGGAGGCCAAAGGAGAAGTCGGAACTGGTGGAACAGAAGGAAGAAATGAAGATTATTGTCTGTGGAAAGGCTgataaaaagcaaaagcataAGTTTGGGGATGAAAGTGAAGATTCTGATGACGACACATCCAAGTTAAAGCGCAAGAATGTCAGGTCTAAGAAGTCAAGAAAAAGTTAG